One part of the Hippoglossus hippoglossus isolate fHipHip1 chromosome 11, fHipHip1.pri, whole genome shotgun sequence genome encodes these proteins:
- the cks1b gene encoding cyclin-dependent kinases regulatory subunit 1, which yields MSHKQIYYSDKYDDEKYEYRHVMLPKDIAKRVPKTHLMSETEWRNLGVQQSQGWVHYMIHQPEPHILLFRRPLPNQKA from the exons ATGTCTCACAAACAGATCTACTACTCGGACAAGTACGACGATGAGAAATACGAGTACAG ACATGTAATGCTGCCCAAAGACATCGCAAAGCGTGTTCCCAAAACCCACTTGATGTCTGAGACCGAGTGGAGGAACCTGGGTGTCCAACAGAGCCAAGGATGGGTGCATTACATGATTCACCAGCCAG AGCCGCACATCTTGCTGTTCCGACGCCCTCTGCCAAACCAAAAAGCATAA